In a single window of the Zea mays cultivar B73 chromosome 5, Zm-B73-REFERENCE-NAM-5.0, whole genome shotgun sequence genome:
- the LOC100383043 gene encoding Epimerase family protein SDR39U1 homolog, chloroplastic, giving the protein MGFPSTPNLKLEPRPRTRRLLRCALSSEPVPPMTVSITGATGFIGRRLVHKLLSDDHKVCILTRSASKAASVFPASTYPGLTIAQQGDWEACVRGSTAVVNLAGMPISTRWSPEIKQEIKQSRVNVTSKVVKYINHAGNADTRPSVFVSATAIGYYGTSEIHSFDESSPSGNDYLAEVCREWEATACQVNQEDVRLVLLRIGVVLGKDGGALAKMIPLFMMFAGGPLGTGRQWFSWIHLDDLVNLIYESLTNPTYKGVINGTAPNPVRLSELCERLGRIVGRPSWLPVPGFALKAVLGEGASVVLEGQKVVPAKAKDLGFSYRYPYVEDALKAIARDL; this is encoded by the exons ATGGGTTTCCCCAGCACCCCCAACCTGAAGCTGGAGCCTCGCCCTCGCACGCGGAGGCTCCTGCGCTGCGCCCTCAGCTCTGAGCCTGTG CCTCCCATGACTGTTTCCATCACTGGAGCCACAGGTTTCATTGGACGCAGATTGGTTCACAAGCTTCTATCGG ATGATCACAAGGTTTGCATCTTAACAAGGTCTGCCTCCAAGGCTGCGTCAGTTTTTCCTG CTTCCACCTATCCTGGACTCACAATAGCCCAGCAAGGGGATTGGGAGGCATGCGTCAGAGGCTCCACTGCTGTTGTCAACCTGGCAGGCATGCCCATAAGCACTAGATGGTCACCCGAG ATTAAGCAGGAAATCAAACAGAGCCGGGTCAATGTTACATCAAAG GTGGTGAAGTACATCAACCATGCTGGAAACGCTGATACTCGACCCTCAGTGTTTGTGAGCGCAACAGCCATTGGCTATTATG GTACCAGCGAAATCCATAGCTTTGATGAATCAAGTCCCTCGGGCAATGACTACCTAGCTGAG GTGTGCAGAGAATGGGAGGCCACGGCATGCCAAGTAAACCAGGAGGATGTTAGGCTTGTACTTCTCCGGATTGGGGTTGTTCTTGGCAAGGACGGCGGTGCTCTAG CAAAGATGATACCCCTTTTTATGATGTTTGCTGGTGGTCCTCTGGGGACGGGACGCCAATG GTTTTCTTGGATTCATCTGGATGACCTAGTCAACCTCATCTATGAATCTCTAACGAACCCTACATACAAAG GTGTAATCAATGGAACTGCACCTAATCCTGTGCGTTTGTCTGAGCTATGCGAACGTCTGGGGCGAATCGTTGGGCGGCCCTCTTGGTTGCCCGTGCCGGGATTTGCGCTCAAAGCGGTGCTAGGAGAAGGCGCTTCTGTG GTGTTGGAAGGACAAAAGGTTGTTCCGGCGAAGGCCAAGGATCTGGGCTTCTCCTATAGATACCCCTATGTTGAAGACGCTCTAAAGGCCATTGCCCGAGACCTATAG
- the LOC100383043 gene encoding epimerase family protein SDR39U1 homolog, chloroplastic isoform X8: MGFPSTPNLKLEPRPRTRRLLRCALSSEPVQPPMTVSITGATGFIGRRLVHKLLSDDHKVCILTRSASKAASVFPASTYPGLTIAQQGDWEACVRGSTAVVNLAGMPISTRWSPEIKQEIKQSRVNVTSKVCREWEATACQVNQEDVRLVLLRIGVVLGKDGGALAKMIPLFMMFAGGPLGTGRQWFSWIHLDDLVNLIYESLTNPTYKGVINGTAPNPVRLSELCERLGRIVGRPSWLPVPGFALKAVLGEGASVVLEGQKVVPAKAKDLGFSYRYPYVEDALKAIARDL; the protein is encoded by the exons ATGGGTTTCCCCAGCACCCCCAACCTGAAGCTGGAGCCTCGCCCTCGCACGCGGAGGCTCCTGCGCTGCGCCCTCAGCTCTGAGCCTGTG CAGCCTCCCATGACTGTTTCCATCACTGGAGCCACAGGTTTCATTGGACGCAGATTGGTTCACAAGCTTCTATCGG ATGATCACAAGGTTTGCATCTTAACAAGGTCTGCCTCCAAGGCTGCGTCAGTTTTTCCTG CTTCCACCTATCCTGGACTCACAATAGCCCAGCAAGGGGATTGGGAGGCATGCGTCAGAGGCTCCACTGCTGTTGTCAACCTGGCAGGCATGCCCATAAGCACTAGATGGTCACCCGAG ATTAAGCAGGAAATCAAACAGAGCCGGGTCAATGTTACATCAAAG GTGTGCAGAGAATGGGAGGCCACGGCATGCCAAGTAAACCAGGAGGATGTTAGGCTTGTACTTCTCCGGATTGGGGTTGTTCTTGGCAAGGACGGCGGTGCTCTAG CAAAGATGATACCCCTTTTTATGATGTTTGCTGGTGGTCCTCTGGGGACGGGACGCCAATG GTTTTCTTGGATTCATCTGGATGACCTAGTCAACCTCATCTATGAATCTCTAACGAACCCTACATACAAAG GTGTAATCAATGGAACTGCACCTAATCCTGTGCGTTTGTCTGAGCTATGCGAACGTCTGGGGCGAATCGTTGGGCGGCCCTCTTGGTTGCCCGTGCCGGGATTTGCGCTCAAAGCGGTGCTAGGAGAAGGCGCTTCTGTG GTGTTGGAAGGACAAAAGGTTGTTCCGGCGAAGGCCAAGGATCTGGGCTTCTCCTATAGATACCCCTATGTTGAAGACGCTCTAAAGGCCATTGCCCGAGACCTATAG
- the LOC100383043 gene encoding epimerase family protein SDR39U1 homolog, chloroplastic isoform X9: MGFPSTPNLKLEPRPRTRRLLRCALSSEPVPPMTVSITGATGFIGRRLVHKLLSDDHKVCILTRSASKAASVFPASTYPGLTIAQQGDWEACVRGSTAVVNLAGMPISTRWSPEIKQEIKQSRVNVTSKVCREWEATACQVNQEDVRLVLLRIGVVLGKDGGALAKMIPLFMMFAGGPLGTGRQWFSWIHLDDLVNLIYESLTNPTYKGVINGTAPNPVRLSELCERLGRIVGRPSWLPVPGFALKAVLGEGASVVLEGQKVVPAKAKDLGFSYRYPYVEDALKAIARDL; the protein is encoded by the exons ATGGGTTTCCCCAGCACCCCCAACCTGAAGCTGGAGCCTCGCCCTCGCACGCGGAGGCTCCTGCGCTGCGCCCTCAGCTCTGAGCCTGTG CCTCCCATGACTGTTTCCATCACTGGAGCCACAGGTTTCATTGGACGCAGATTGGTTCACAAGCTTCTATCGG ATGATCACAAGGTTTGCATCTTAACAAGGTCTGCCTCCAAGGCTGCGTCAGTTTTTCCTG CTTCCACCTATCCTGGACTCACAATAGCCCAGCAAGGGGATTGGGAGGCATGCGTCAGAGGCTCCACTGCTGTTGTCAACCTGGCAGGCATGCCCATAAGCACTAGATGGTCACCCGAG ATTAAGCAGGAAATCAAACAGAGCCGGGTCAATGTTACATCAAAG GTGTGCAGAGAATGGGAGGCCACGGCATGCCAAGTAAACCAGGAGGATGTTAGGCTTGTACTTCTCCGGATTGGGGTTGTTCTTGGCAAGGACGGCGGTGCTCTAG CAAAGATGATACCCCTTTTTATGATGTTTGCTGGTGGTCCTCTGGGGACGGGACGCCAATG GTTTTCTTGGATTCATCTGGATGACCTAGTCAACCTCATCTATGAATCTCTAACGAACCCTACATACAAAG GTGTAATCAATGGAACTGCACCTAATCCTGTGCGTTTGTCTGAGCTATGCGAACGTCTGGGGCGAATCGTTGGGCGGCCCTCTTGGTTGCCCGTGCCGGGATTTGCGCTCAAAGCGGTGCTAGGAGAAGGCGCTTCTGTG GTGTTGGAAGGACAAAAGGTTGTTCCGGCGAAGGCCAAGGATCTGGGCTTCTCCTATAGATACCCCTATGTTGAAGACGCTCTAAAGGCCATTGCCCGAGACCTATAG
- the LOC100276052 gene encoding uncharacterized protein LOC100276052 precursor — MRRICIPKLVILLLLCTRTLPAGVSSAKIHGNPANDLVALINGKREASRLPALRNSRGLGCMALQYISECMAATTGGAACSSGNTMACQTPEAHITEVYAANCGVELPTVDVISGRLFGCHRDRDGPEDALASATALSVIRGKEHTQVGAGFDRRGPFFWCLLFSSGSPNSTFLLEAGGKGIDQTHGCFSAPDRPSCNATPPRPGQLMCTITAAAAVLLFRCLVST, encoded by the exons ATGCGGCGAATCTGCATCCCCAAGCTTGTGATTCTTCTGCTGCTCTGCACCAGGACGCTGCCGGCGGGCGTATCCTCTGCAAAGATCCATG ggAACCCAGCCAACGACCTCGTGGCCCTCATCAACGGCAAGAGGGAGGCGAGCAGGCTGCCTGCGCTGCGCAACAGCAGAGGCCTCGGGTGCATGGCGCTGCAGTACATCTCCGAGTGCATGGCGGCCACCACGGGCGGCGCCGCCTGCAGCAGCGGCAACACGATGGCGTGCCAGACCCCCGAGGCCCACATCACGGAGGTCTACGCCGCCAACTGCGGCGTGGAGCTCCCCACGGTGGACGTCATCTCCGGCCGCCTCTTCGGCTGCCACCGGGACCGCGACGGCCCGGAGGACGCGCTGGCATCAGCCACCGCGCTCTCGGTGATCCGCGGCAAGGAGCACACCCAGGTGGGCGCCGGCTTCGACCGCCGCGGGCCCTTCTTCTGGTGCCTCCTCTTCAGCAGCGGCAGCCCCAACTCCACCTTTCTCCTGGAGGCCGGCGGCAAGGGCATCGACCAGACCCATGGCTGCTTCAGCGCTCCGGATCGCCCCTCGTGCAACGCCACGCCGCCGCGCCCCGGCCAGCTCATGTGCACCATTACCGCAGCGGCGGCTGTGCTGCTCTTCCGTTGCCTTGTCTCCACCTAG
- the LOC100383043 gene encoding epimerase family protein SDR39U1 homolog, chloroplastic isoform X3: MGFPSTPNLKLEPRPRTRRLLRCALSSEPVQPPMTVSITGATGFIGRRLVHKLLSDDHKVCILTRSASKAASVFPASTYPGLTIAQQGDWEACVRGSTAVVNLAGMPISTRWSPEIKQEIKQSRVNVTSKVVKYINHAGNADTRPSVFVSATAIGYYGTSEIHSFDESSPSGNDYLAEVCREWEATACQVNQEDVRLVLLRIGVVLGKDGGALAKMIPLFMMFAGGPLGTGRQWFSWIHLDDLVNLIYESLTNPTYKGVINGTAPNPVRLSELCERLGRIVGRPSWLPVPGFALKAVLGEGASVVLEGQKVVPAKAKDLGFSYRYPYVEDALKAIARDL, encoded by the exons ATGGGTTTCCCCAGCACCCCCAACCTGAAGCTGGAGCCTCGCCCTCGCACGCGGAGGCTCCTGCGCTGCGCCCTCAGCTCTGAGCCTGTG CAGCCTCCCATGACTGTTTCCATCACTGGAGCCACAGGTTTCATTGGACGCAGATTGGTTCACAAGCTTCTATCGG ATGATCACAAGGTTTGCATCTTAACAAGGTCTGCCTCCAAGGCTGCGTCAGTTTTTCCTG CTTCCACCTATCCTGGACTCACAATAGCCCAGCAAGGGGATTGGGAGGCATGCGTCAGAGGCTCCACTGCTGTTGTCAACCTGGCAGGCATGCCCATAAGCACTAGATGGTCACCCGAG ATTAAGCAGGAAATCAAACAGAGCCGGGTCAATGTTACATCAAAG GTGGTGAAGTACATCAACCATGCTGGAAACGCTGATACTCGACCCTCAGTGTTTGTGAGCGCAACAGCCATTGGCTATTATG GTACCAGCGAAATCCATAGCTTTGATGAATCAAGTCCCTCGGGCAATGACTACCTAGCTGAG GTGTGCAGAGAATGGGAGGCCACGGCATGCCAAGTAAACCAGGAGGATGTTAGGCTTGTACTTCTCCGGATTGGGGTTGTTCTTGGCAAGGACGGCGGTGCTCTAG CAAAGATGATACCCCTTTTTATGATGTTTGCTGGTGGTCCTCTGGGGACGGGACGCCAATG GTTTTCTTGGATTCATCTGGATGACCTAGTCAACCTCATCTATGAATCTCTAACGAACCCTACATACAAAG GTGTAATCAATGGAACTGCACCTAATCCTGTGCGTTTGTCTGAGCTATGCGAACGTCTGGGGCGAATCGTTGGGCGGCCCTCTTGGTTGCCCGTGCCGGGATTTGCGCTCAAAGCGGTGCTAGGAGAAGGCGCTTCTGTG GTGTTGGAAGGACAAAAGGTTGTTCCGGCGAAGGCCAAGGATCTGGGCTTCTCCTATAGATACCCCTATGTTGAAGACGCTCTAAAGGCCATTGCCCGAGACCTATAG
- the LOC103627924 gene encoding uncharacterized protein, which produces MILPSAGFAPLVLRSASSLLWSSRARQLAVRPPRTNEGSVSVDVLPTPCCHGGRRIPPPCSALVPLHSLHSLSPAVVVGCAMDGEDRESEQWRCAGLGIDIPGDPPAHRPLLPPLDASFADGLQIDWVSIEIEGGKGKKKVSGNENENERKILRGKIKCPNCGQLGHRKASPKCPLNGTKKRKRKPRMNTTKQWFPKENMAGPVPSVVAGAVPSAVPGVNTPTAEAGLSSPPRKIRRVVRKITPKKKASLLLQFESV; this is translated from the exons ATGATCCTCCCGTccgctggcttcgccccgctggtACTCCGCAGCGCGTCGTCGCTCCTCTGGTCTTCTCGAGCTCGCCAACTCGCCG TCCGGCCGCCACGGACGAACGAAGGTTCGGTCAGCGTGGACGTCCTTCCAACTCCCtgctgccatggaggaaggcgcaTCCCCCCACCGTGTAGCGCCCTGGTACCCCTGCATTCCCTTCATTCACTGAGTCCTGCAGTAGTAGTTGGTTGCGCCATGGACGGAGAGGATCGTGAGTCAGAGCAATGGAGGTGCGCCGGCTTAGGGATTGACATACCAGGCGACCCCCCTGCTCATAGGCCCCTTCTTCCACCTCTGGATGCATCATTTGCAGAT GGTTTACAAATTGATTGGGTCTCCATAGAAATTGAAGGTGGTAAAGGAAAGAAAAAAGTATctggaaatgaaaatgaaaatgagAGAAAGATACTAAGAGGAAAGATAAAGTGCCCAAATTGTGGTCAACTAGGTCATCGGAAAGCAAGCCCAAAATGCCCCCTTAATGGAACTAAAAAGAG AAAACGAAAACcaaggatgaataccacaaaacaGTGGTTTCCCAAAGAAAACATGGCTGGTCCTGTTCCTAGTGTTGTTGCTGGTGCTGTTCCTAGTGCTGTTCCAGGTGTCAACACCCCAACTGCAGAAGCTGGCCTTTCATCGCCTCCAAGAAAGATTAGAAGAGTCGTACGCAAGATTACACCGAAGAAGAAAGCCTCACTGCTGCTGCAGTTTGAATCTGTCTAA